The following is a genomic window from Malus sylvestris chromosome 7, drMalSylv7.2, whole genome shotgun sequence.
AATAGTTCGTATGTGGGTTTACTTACCATGTGAGGGGTCTCTGAGGGAGGTTTATAAGGGTGTGTAAAAGGTTCCCCCGTAACAAAAGGGTGTTTTGAAGCCTGCAGGTACAAGTTTAACTCACAAATCCATTTCCAAGTAACTACTTTTGTGCTATATTAGAAATAAAACAGCAGAGAAGACAATTAAACAACCTGAAAGGGTGACCAGCGTTTTGCAGGATCAAACTCTACGAGTCCCCTCAAAAAATCAACCAAAGCTAGTCGTATTTGAGTTTCTGCACATATTTGATACCACCCAACAGCATTAGTAACTTCAATAAAAGAAACTAGTTATGATTCATGAATTAAGTCGAACTGTTCCAGTGTTGTCAGCTTTGAACATTCAAAAGCATAAAGCAAACCTTTAACCATGTCTTCCTTAGGCAAGTTCTTCCTATACGGATAGCTTGTAACAATTTCTTCAAGCTTCATATGATTAAAATACTCTTTCCCAGTTGATGGCCTTTTCAATTCTCTCTGAACAGAAACCAGTGACCGTAAGAACTAAACCAAAAATATTAAACAGtgattaaaactaaacaaaaacagGAGGGGAGGGGAGGGGTATAGTGCTCCtcacttttttctcttttctctatcTATATGATCTCTTTTTCCTAATATCATTTTCATATTCCAAAAACTTTATATTTTTGACACTTACAGCTTCATATTCTGCTTCTGTTAATGCTTGATAAGCACTTTTTCTATTTGCAGAATGTTCCCCGTTCTCCACATTGTGCACACTCCGAATGCACTTAAAGAACTTGCTTGTGTTTTTTGCCTCCTTAAGTACATAATCTGGGGGTTGCCCTCTGCAACATGTTAACCATACATAAAAATGTGTTTGAAAATTGCGtctaaaaaaatgacaaaactaccttttttaaataataattctgAGAAAGTGACAACCAATAACTGTGTTAATATCATCTTATAGAGAAAAAGTGATAAAATTCACCGTTAGAAACCAGTTACAGGTCAAGAAACAGCAAATTGTAGACTCCAAGGCTTTAGCTACTGGTAACTCATTAAACAGCGAATTGTCTGCATAGAAAATCTCAAATCACCAAATGGTCCCTTCTCCCCTCACCACTTCCTTCCCAGGGGAAATACCTACCAATAATCTATTGGAGGCTAGTTGGACATGAAGTTCAAACTGTGGCTCTAAATCAATTGGTGGCTAAAATTTAGGGAAAAGATGGCGGTTTGGGATATTCATGTGCCAAACAAATATTAACTTTGGAAACTCCAGTAACGACGGACGTCGAGTTTACACTTTCACTAGGCTAATTTTTGTTGTGTGATGGGTGGAAAGAACGAGGAACGATGaataacaaagaaagaagaggagagTAAGAGCATTCATAATATTAGACATTGAGATAAAGCTTTAAGGTGAATTCTTGATTCAATACTCAATAGAACTAATTTCATAAAGAGGACCAGAATATTAATGTGAACtgtaaacaacaatcatgaaaaagagagaaatgatAATGATAGAAGAAGTAAACAAAGAAGATATTTATGAAATCATCCATAGTAGAATGGTGCCTTATAAATTAATGAATATAGGTTCCCTTCATAAGAATACTAGTATGAGCATACCCAAGTATTTCAATCATTCGCCTTAGGAGGTCAAATTCTGAAGCTCCTGGGAACAATGGCAACCCCAGAAACAATTCGGCGACTATACATCCAAAGGACCACATATCAATAGAAGTAGTATATCTGTCAAGGGTTAAGAACTAGCAAAATACCCCGATATAATGAAATATGAATATAAAAACTGGACATAATAAAAACCTCTAACGCAAAGGATACTGATAACCAAGGAGAACTTCAGGAGATCTATAGTAACGACTCTGCAGAACAAATGAACAACATGCATCTATGAGACGCTCCTCTGAAAGATATGACTTTTATAAGCCTTGAAAAAGCAGTAACACAAACCTGAATGTAGGAGTAAACAGTTCGATCTTCCATGCAGGCAGATCCAAAGTCAATAATTTTAATTTCTGCTGGCTTAATACTGTTGCTTTCAAGGGAAAGTACTCAATATTAACATGAAAGAAATCTATCACAAAAATAGCCCAAACTCatcattaaaaaaacaaaaaaaaaaaagtcacctTGTACACAAAAGAATGTTTTCCGGCTTCAGATCACAGTGAATTATCCCAGCATCTTTTAACAGAGCCAACCCATGTAGAATCTATTTTAAAGCAAATATTACCCCAAAAAAACGACACAAGAAGGGTTAAGATCTAGCATCATCAGAGGGGAAAGAAGTTCAAATTCAATTACAAGAAGGAACTACCATACTTGTTTCGAAAACAATTGAACAATGGTCAGGGATAGTCCCCTGAAATGATTTATCTTGATAAGCTCATACCTGAATGACTTAAAAATGTCAAAAGATGTGCGAGGAAATACTAAAGGcaacaattaaacaaaaataagagTTCAAATGGTGCATCAAGTTACATTGAGTCCAACTACAACTAATTAGGTAGTGTCAATGACTTACAGATTCGTATCAAGCAGTTCAAAGCAAATGCACAAATGACGATGATAcacaaagtaatcatatatacGCACAATGTGATGCTTATCCTCAGGATCATATTTCCTATTTAACTGCAAAACAAATGGCAAAGAAAACAGTAAGAAGTTCTGAAATTGAACATGAGAGTCATACTGAAAAAGAACAGCATTACCGTTGTCAATATGGATACTTCAACCAGGGCTTGTTGATAGTATGCGGGTTGATTTTTGATGATCTTCACAGCTACGAAGCTGTTGGTCTGTGGAACCCAGCATTTAGCAACCTGGCCAAATGTCCCATGTCCAAGAACATCTTTGACAACGTATCTGAAAAGGTAAGGAGAAAGGACCTAAAAACATAATACTAGCAAAGAGGGTCTAAGCTAGTCGGCCACCATGGGAAAGTACAGATAACAACATCCTTTTGATATCTCTTCTAATTTAATTATACGTTTGCATTTCTGTTTGACTTTCACGTGTGAGACATCATATGAACAAATTTGATGGATTTACAAGTACATAGTGTGAACAACTAATAGATGcaatttaaaatacaatgtTAAATTGGAGAACTTATTGCATCAAAAGTTTAATCTAATAGGAAATGGGATCAACAATGTATATTAAGCGGCAAGAGATAGCACATGGACTATGTAACAAACCAGTAAACTGAATGACAGAGAAAAGAAGTaaatcacaaaaacaaacaagGCTCTGCTACTATTTTGCAAAACCAATTGTTTTCACAAGCTAAGCTGATACCAAATGGGCCCCACAATTTATAAGAATCCAATGCACTGACAATGACAGACGTGCATCAACCTCAGAGAAGTCTAAAATGGTAACCATGAGGCTGAATCATcagataaataaaataaaaagtaaaacttctATGGAAGCAGATTAAACAAGCCTAAAGGGAAATCAGATGAGTTGATGGTCCTGCAATCCTAAACCAAACTAAATATCCAAAAGCTAGAATTAAAGAGAGTTATTCTTCCTCATATGCTCTCcataaatcaaaacactcacAGGTAGGAAATCCTAAACCACTCCAGTACTGGACATGGCTCAACCCAAGAGTTGCATAAGTAGCATAAGAAGTAAATTAGAGTTATGTCTAGAGAAgatccagaaaaaaaaatatgccaaTAGCATATATATGTCTGGTGTAAAGAAAAATCTGAACAACGGTAAGTAAACTCAAGCACAGAAGCTGGACATATGCTAGCCATCTCAATGATTACCATGTTAGcaaaaatatgaatttttgaCAGAATAAACTTGCCTATATTCAAATTAAATATCAAGAGGACAATCTCCAATTTTTTGTCTTCATGTTAACAATTCTCAATTTTCCACAAAGCAGTGAAGCAGAAACTAGGAAAAGGTTCCTTAAGAGTCCGTCAACATagcacaaaaaaattaaagcacagACAAGAACGAACCTTCGCTGCGTGTCTAGATTAACCAAGACAAAGTTTACAGTCAAAATAAGATCTGAGTTGACATTATCATAGCCATCATTaagtactccacttgacggggtgGTCAAATATCTCTTTGGATTCAATTCTTCTGAATACTTAAACTGCGGATTGCATACTTGGTATGTTTCAACTATGTCCTTGGTTAGCCTTGCCACAAACTGCATAGCAGAACGTTGTATATCAGAATAATATCTGCTTCAAATCAATTCAATCATTTCAAGTCGAGACATGTATACAGAGAACGATATAAATTTGAcaaaaggagagaaaaaaaatgctaTATAAgatcatataaaaaaatatagcaACTAAAAAACGTTTCCACATTGATGGTACCACTACTCAGGGATAAGCATAATTCACAGGCTATCCCAGTTAATTGGTGGTACCACTACTCAGGGATAAACATAATTCACAGGCTATCCCCAGTAAAGTTATAGTATCCCCAGTAAAGTTATagtataacaacaacaacatacCATACATTTATGTCACTGACTAACATCAACATCCCTAGGTGGGTGAGGGTACATGTCAACCCTCCCAAAGTTAAGAATAGGTCTATGCCCGCTAAATCTCTGTGTACGATTAACTGTTAATCTACTTACTGAAATTTATCTATTGTATTTCACATATCCAGGAAATAATAGCACGAAGAGCTAGTAGTGCATTATTAGAGTAGAGCGCCTCCCAAGCCTTCTCCcaaaaaagacaaagacagtGGGTGGCTAGCAGACTAAGTCTTCTCTCACCAATGGGAGctcaatatataaatatactctAATTCTGTAGAAGAAAGCAAGAATTGAAGTGAATGGCTGATTGCACCACTTAAAAAGTTgcaaggaaaaatgaaaaaacactTACGGGTCTCCTGACAAGGACACGCAGACATTGGGATTTGCTGTTGGCAGCTTCATTCTGCGTAAAATAAGGATTAAAGGCGAGCTGGCCGGGACGCCACGAAGAGGCAGCGGAGTTTTTGGATTGAGTATTAGGGCTGAGCTCATCCATGGTCCAGACCGAAATAGAAAATCAAGCTCCAACCCAGAAATCGCCCATCCCCAGAGTCTCCATTGACGAAGATGATGATGGAGATATCGTATACATATACACACAACAAGTACaacaacaagaaaaagaaacgcACTTTTAGCTATTACTGCAGTAAGGATGATGAATCAGCGATTGGACGGACCTGTTGGATGCTCCAATTAAGCCCAATAAGATTAAGACCCCACCAACCGATTCCAATCCCATCCTTCATTTCTCAATCCCAGAACATTACGAGCCCATCGCCGCCAGAGGATCCATCAAACTATCTGATGATCCTGATTCTTCTGAGTTGCCCAATCAAGACGATAAATACGAATAGGATTTCCAGGAGGACAATCTGACCCTAATTGCATACGTTGTACATGAATAAATTTACTTATCTTTACTTATCGGGTGATTGTGGCAGATGACCAGGGACGATGATGACAGACAGAAGATGGACGGAATTGCGATTTGGGGCTTACAGCAAAAAGAGCATATAGACATTAGGAATTGTGTTGTGTGAAGAAGCCACCgtctttcctctttctttttattaatttcttgggTAAATCTTAATTTATTACCTGaaatttcttggtttttaacttttcataattcaagtttttttttttatcacaatacttaaataataattttgacacttttatacatttattaaactttttgttaaaataattgTTAAATTGTGATGTGGTTCACGTGAACAATAACTGAGCGTCAAATGTCAATCTGGATTCATATAgatattaaaacaattaaaaattaaaagtgaaaacataaataatttaaaaagttgTTCGCCTCCTAGATGGTCGAGGTTCAATCTCACCCCCTACGTCATCTTCCCCCGTTATACAACTCCATTTCCTGCCGCTTGACCCTAGCTCGGCCCACAACACGGCCAACAACTCATTACtgccatctccaaccgacccGGCCAAAGGGCTATAAGGTTAAAAATAGCTTGAAATGACACGAAAACTGTCTCTAactgagggctaggccaaatGGCTCGTGGGCCCCAACATGCCAAAACCACCAAATAAGGCCAACCGGCTGGCCTAAAAGAGCTAGCCAGCCAGCCCTGGGTCGGCCCAAATTTTAAACTCCAACGACTACATGGTGTTAGCATGACACCAGGTTACCGttggaattgaattttttttttttgggacaaatttaaaaaataaaaaattctaatttttttcctataaatacgaATACCTAAGccatttctcacataattttcaccattccatactatcttacttcattttattttagttcttcacattctattctcttacctcttccaataatcttttcttcaattttttcaataattttcaaatggccacatTTGCAATGAAAGATAGGGTTGGAAcggaaaagaagatgaagctctttgcagggTTTATAGATGGGTctcagaagatagtgtgaggggaGTTCTtaaacaagtgaaggtgtttgaACTTGTACGTTCAAAAAGTACTATGAATTCTACGAAGGCACTACTCCACCGAAATACCGAAACcacgagagttgttcttcaagatggaaaaaACTTattcatccaagtttgaataaatggcatcaagcagtgTTAAAGGCAGGAAATAGACATGAAAGCGGAGCCAATTACTACGAATGAGTAAGTGTTTTCACgagttattttaaatatttaattatattacatttaatttcataaattaatttcctttaatttttgtaattatattttctagatATGCCAAGcagaggaattgtatatggatgACAACTTTTTAATAGATGTATGAAATTGCCCCAAAATTATCACTTTAGGTACTAGACATGGATAAAAAACTTAATGtatgaaatgttgaaaaccaagaaacttcaAGATAGTAAATTAAGAATTACCCTTAGTTTTTTTTACTAAGTTGTAAATATTACAAAGTCATAAATCAAGAAGAAaggtgacacgccccgatctcgATGTCCGAAGGACAACGGGATGACCACTTGCTGGccaacacccaagggtgacgcAAGCCATTTGATGAA
Proteins encoded in this region:
- the LOC126628971 gene encoding dual specificity protein kinase YAK1 homolog isoform X1 produces the protein MDELSPNTQSKNSAASSWRPGQLAFNPYFTQNEAANSKSQCLRVLVRRPFVARLTKDIVETYQVCNPQFKYSEELNPKRYLTTPSSGVLNDGYDNVNSDLILTVNFVLVNLDTQRRYVVKDVLGHGTFGQVAKCWVPQTNSFVAVKIIKNQPAYYQQALVEVSILTTLNRKYDPEDKHHIVRIYDYFVYHRHLCICFELLDTNLYELIKINHFRGLSLTIVQLFSKQILHGLALLKDAGIIHCDLKPENILLCTSNSIKPAEIKIIDFGSACMEDRTVYSYIQSRYYRSPEVLLGYQYTTSIDMWSFGCIVAELFLGLPLFPGASEFDLLRRMIEILGGQPPDYVLKEAKNTSKFFKCIRSVHNVENGEHSANRKSAYQALTEAEYEARELKRPSTGKEYFNHMKLEEIVTSYPYRKNLPKEDMVKETQIRLALVDFLRGLVEFDPAKRWSPFQASKHPFVTGEPFTHPYKPPSETPHMPVSQNIRVDHHPGGGHWFAAGLSPNIPGRNRVSIHSNPHFQVVPYAHANSYGSVGSHGSYNDGTGLGSSYGSYGDTSNMFAYYSPVGPSGMNMHAQGNVSMLGSSPDARRRIVQYSHGNGLGMSPSAGSFAPLPLGTSPSQFTPPNSYSQVSAGSPGHYGPTSPARGNCHGSPLGKMAAVSQFNRRKSWGYPGGSQTQESSSTHWQGQATDGTSSSQAEGNSQILGSSPSHLHLSSNAGSWKQQRGSSGISAGYLAQNMPASIAVGSPMKFPMTTGVAHEKAEANPSLPDPGDWDPNYSDELLLQEDGSDVSCLTAEFSQGMHLGSAETLVGSGRFNRVPNSSSGPSFQRQNGPIQSYPHVEVGSPPSTTEPLAGCARLSKPSHFMPHISQNSPSRLGQQYQRSNHGRPTNSRGNDWNHMKMQPPSPNFNSGGPHSPGNSSFSNGMSWGHRASHPVTSIPPASRGRKDYGRIS
- the LOC126628971 gene encoding dual specificity protein kinase YAK1 homolog isoform X3; this translates as MDELSPNTQSKNSAASSWRPGQLAFNPYFTQNEAANSKSQCLRVLVRRPFVARLTKDIVETYQVCNPQFKYSEELNPKRYLTTPSSGVLNDGYDNVNSDLILTVNFVLVNLDTQRRYVVKDVLGHGTFGQVAKCWVPQTNSFVAVKIIKNQPAYYQQALVEVSILTTLNRKYDPEDKHHIVRIYDYFVYHRHLCICFELLDTNLYELIKINHFRGLSLTIVQLFSKQILHGLALLKDAGIIHCDLKPENILLCTSNSIKPAEIKIIDFGSACMEDRTVYSYIQSRYYRSPEVLLGYQYTTSIDMWSFGCIVAELFLGLPLFPGASEFDLLRRMIEILGGQPPDYVLKEAKNTSKFFKCIRSVHNVENGEHSANRKSAYQALTEAEYEARELKRPSTGKEYFNHMKLEEIVTSYPYRKNLPKEDMVKETQIRLALVDFLRGLVEFDPAKRWSPFQASKHPFVTGEPFTHPYKPPSETPHMPVSQNIRVDHHPGGGHWFAAGLSPNIPGRNRVSIHSNPHFQVVPYAHANSYGSVGSHGSYNDGTGLGSSYGSYGDTSNMFAYYSPVGPSGMNMHAQGNVSMLGSSPDARRRIVQYSHGNGLGMSPSAGSFAPLPLGTSPSQFTPPNSYSQVSAGSPGHYGPTSPARGNCHGSPLGKMAAVSQFNRRKSWGYPGGSQTQESSSTHWQGQATDGTSSSQAEGNSQILGSSPSHLHLSSNAGSWKQQRGSSGISAGYLAQNMPASIAVGSPMKFPMTTGVAHEKAEANPSLPDPGDWDPNYSDELLLQEDGSDVSCLTAEFSQGMHLGSAETLVGSGRFNRVPNSSSGPSFQRNCMYTSIFHITDAVCSNFKTWMDPQQDIYTPCFPHLKFLCESIYCRNLTQSSVNF
- the LOC126628971 gene encoding dual specificity protein kinase YAK1 homolog isoform X2, with the translated sequence MDELSPNTQSKNSAASSWRPGQLAFNPYFTQNEAANSKSQCLRVLVRRPFVARLTKDIVETYQVCNPQFKYSEELNPKRYLTTPSSGVLNDGYDNVNSDLILTVNFVLVNLDTQRRYVVKDVLGHGTFGQVAKCWVPQTNSFVAVKIIKNQPAYYQQALVEVSILTTLNRKYDPEDKHHIVRIYDYFVYHRHLCICFELLDTNLYELIKINHFRGLSLTIVQLFSKQILHGLALLKDAGIIHCDLKPENILLCTSIKPAEIKIIDFGSACMEDRTVYSYIQSRYYRSPEVLLGYQYTTSIDMWSFGCIVAELFLGLPLFPGASEFDLLRRMIEILGGQPPDYVLKEAKNTSKFFKCIRSVHNVENGEHSANRKSAYQALTEAEYEARELKRPSTGKEYFNHMKLEEIVTSYPYRKNLPKEDMVKETQIRLALVDFLRGLVEFDPAKRWSPFQASKHPFVTGEPFTHPYKPPSETPHMPVSQNIRVDHHPGGGHWFAAGLSPNIPGRNRVSIHSNPHFQVVPYAHANSYGSVGSHGSYNDGTGLGSSYGSYGDTSNMFAYYSPVGPSGMNMHAQGNVSMLGSSPDARRRIVQYSHGNGLGMSPSAGSFAPLPLGTSPSQFTPPNSYSQVSAGSPGHYGPTSPARGNCHGSPLGKMAAVSQFNRRKSWGYPGGSQTQESSSTHWQGQATDGTSSSQAEGNSQILGSSPSHLHLSSNAGSWKQQRGSSGISAGYLAQNMPASIAVGSPMKFPMTTGVAHEKAEANPSLPDPGDWDPNYSDELLLQEDGSDVSCLTAEFSQGMHLGSAETLVGSGRFNRVPNSSSGPSFQRQNGPIQSYPHVEVGSPPSTTEPLAGCARLSKPSHFMPHISQNSPSRLGQQYQRSNHGRPTNSRGNDWNHMKMQPPSPNFNSGGPHSPGNSSFSNGMSWGHRASHPVTSIPPASRGRKDYGRIS